From one Haloferax marinisediminis genomic stretch:
- a CDS encoding HD domain-containing protein: MANSEESTNGGRVYDPDADHAFPDERLNEILPVLLEDEEVTTLLEAQNVNAVTRKGYNDHGPKHIEIVRNRALRLYDLLKRGGCEFNGAADQGLDEADEAVIIALAAQLHDIGHVVHRDDHVYYSIPLASDILDRFLPQFYNLADSVRIKAEVLHAILCHHKEEDPLTLEAGVIRVADALDMEHGRSRIPYEKGGRGINTLSSQAISNVALKEGDDRPVLVEIEMVNAAGVYQVDNLLKAKLDGSGLEDHVRIVAVNTRSEDQLVERIEL; this comes from the coding sequence ATGGCTAATTCTGAAGAGTCTACCAACGGTGGTCGAGTCTACGACCCCGATGCGGACCACGCGTTCCCCGACGAGAGACTCAACGAGATTCTCCCGGTCCTCCTCGAAGACGAAGAAGTAACCACGCTCCTCGAAGCGCAGAACGTGAACGCAGTGACGCGCAAGGGCTACAACGACCACGGACCCAAACACATCGAAATCGTCCGCAACCGCGCGCTCCGCCTCTACGACCTCCTCAAACGTGGTGGGTGCGAGTTCAACGGCGCTGCAGACCAGGGCCTCGACGAAGCGGACGAGGCCGTCATCATCGCGCTCGCGGCCCAGTTACACGACATCGGTCACGTCGTCCACCGCGACGACCACGTCTACTACTCGATTCCACTCGCATCAGACATCCTCGACCGGTTCCTGCCACAGTTCTACAACCTCGCTGACAGCGTCCGAATCAAGGCCGAAGTGCTCCACGCCATCCTCTGTCACCACAAAGAAGAGGACCCACTCACGCTCGAAGCGGGCGTCATCCGCGTCGCCGACGCCCTCGACATGGAACACGGACGGTCACGTATCCCCTACGAGAAAGGCGGGCGGGGTATCAACACCCTCTCCAGTCAGGCGATTAGCAACGTCGCGCTCAAAGAAGGCGACGACCGACCTGTCCTCGTCGAAATCGAGATGGTGAACGCGGCAGGCGTCTACCAGGTCGACAACCTCCTGAAGGCGAAACTCGACGGGTCGGGCCTCGAAGACCACGTCAGAATCGTCGCTGTCAACACGCGGTCCGAAGACCAACTCGTCGAGCGGATCGAGCTCTAA
- a CDS encoding redoxin domain-containing protein, producing the protein MVSVGDSAPDFTAPKTDIDGDIESFTLSENLDDAPVVLAFFPAAFTGVCTTEMCTFRDQMANFDDIGATVYGISIDTPFTLSEFAEKNDLNFDLISDTNRNLIDAYGIEMDFADLGVYDVAKRAVFVVDADGEVTYEWVSDDPGVEPDYAAVEAAASQTVEEASEAA; encoded by the coding sequence ATGGTATCTGTCGGAGACTCCGCTCCAGACTTCACGGCACCGAAGACGGACATCGACGGCGACATCGAGTCGTTCACGCTCTCTGAGAACCTCGACGACGCACCGGTCGTCCTCGCGTTCTTCCCCGCGGCCTTCACGGGCGTGTGCACCACGGAGATGTGCACCTTCCGCGACCAGATGGCCAACTTCGACGACATCGGCGCGACGGTGTACGGTATCAGCATCGACACGCCGTTTACGCTCTCTGAGTTCGCCGAGAAGAACGACCTCAACTTCGACCTCATCAGCGACACCAACCGCAACCTCATCGACGCGTACGGCATCGAGATGGACTTCGCGGACCTCGGTGTCTACGACGTCGCAAAGCGCGCCGTCTTCGTCGTCGACGCCGACGGCGAGGTCACCTACGAATGGGTCAGCGACGACCCCGGCGTCGAACCCGACTACGCCGCCGTCGAAGCGGCCGCGTCCCAGACGGTCGAAGAGGCGTCCGAAGCAGCGTAA
- a CDS encoding Sec-independent protein translocase subunit TatA/TatB yields MFETITPLFPGLPGGPELLIVLLVLVLLFGANKIPKLARSTGQAMGEFKRGRSEIEEELSEMQGDEDDDDELATETKTSAKAEN; encoded by the coding sequence ATGTTCGAGACTATCACCCCCTTGTTCCCGGGACTCCCAGGCGGGCCGGAGCTGCTCATCGTCCTCCTCGTGCTCGTCCTGCTGTTCGGCGCGAACAAGATTCCGAAGCTCGCGCGGTCCACTGGGCAGGCCATGGGCGAGTTCAAGCGCGGACGTAGCGAAATCGAAGAAGAGCTTTCAGAGATGCAAGGCGACGAAGACGACGACGACGAACTGGCCACGGAGACGAAGACGTCGGCCAAGGCGGAGAACTAA